The following proteins are encoded in a genomic region of Coffea eugenioides isolate CCC68of chromosome 6, Ceug_1.0, whole genome shotgun sequence:
- the LOC113775523 gene encoding uncharacterized protein LOC113775523 isoform X4, which produces MLIQSLIAGTVEGAISFVSCFGTQDFSCNQYPGTPNAHLQITSCATMTGSSVPMCVYKRKKQQITSSAICPVQISVSTKPGGRSNSSISSHAPSGSTKEHTLSVEAETEVTGSPCKPSVKCNTDGIVSKSASFNGCLVGGEEPSSEEALRSDSRRILDVCRIDDSCSSSKLNLGIATASHQTDVDDTGECSSSGVSILERSWDNMSGKDFCISILRSQGLLQRVSAQQHHAPADDSCANCCSRKCKVCNNSETTLNMLICDNCEDAFHASCCYPRIKKIPIDEWFCYSCLKKKRKLLMEKSTSNSLNIDNGSGQCRNATSEGELGPIESMLKDMEPCKFPVRIGREFQAEIPDRPHPIIDEVDPTSEPEEMIQSEYLYLHNSSKTPQLSSIGNWVQCQQVIEGIGEHVDGTICGKWRRAPLFEVQTDDWECFRAVLWDPSHADCAVPQEIPTDQVLRQLKYIEKLYSCKSVEAAPDCKKAEVGSEEVHKFQNKNEADPLLGTTHILYNLQLSRFAKLALG; this is translated from the exons ATGCTGATACAGAGCTTGATAGCTGGTACCGTTGAAGGTGCTATATCTTTTGTATCCTGTTTTGGCACTCAAGACTTTTCATGCAACCAATATCCAG GTACTCCGAATGCTCATTTGCAGATAACAAGTTGTGCTACCATGACTGGAAGTTCTGTCCCTATGTGTGTTTACAAGCGAAAGAAGCAGCAAATTACATCTAGTGCTATTTGCCCTGTCCAAATATCTGTGAGCACCAAGCCTGGTGGTAGATCAAATTCTTCCATTAGCTCTCATGCCCCTTCAGGATCTACCAAAGAACATACATTATCAGTTGAGGCTGAAACAGAAGTTACTGGATCTCCTTGCAAGCCATCTGTCAAGTGCAATACAGATGGCATTGTTTCAAAGTCTGCATCTTTTAATGGATGTCTTGTTGGTGGCGAAGAGCCTTCTTCAGAAGAAGCCCTTAGAAGTGACTCAAGAAGAATTTTGGATGTCTGCCGTATTGATGATAGTTGTTCATCATCAAAGTTGAATCTGGGCATTGCTACTGCTTCACATCAAACTGATGTGGATGATACTGGGGAGTGTTCCTCATCTGGTGTATCTATTTTGGAGCGATCATGGGATAATATGTCAGGAAAAGATTTTTGCATTTCCATTCTTAGAAGTCAGGGGCTCCTTCAAAGAGTATCAGCTCAGCAGCACCATGCCCCTGCTGATGATTCATGTGCTAACTGCTGTTCAAGGAAATGCAAAGTGTGTAATAATTCAGAAACTACACTTAATATGTTAATTTGTGATAATTGTGAAGATGCATTCCATGCCTCTTGCTGCTATCCTCGCATAAAGAAAATACCGATTGATGAGTGGTTTTGCTACTCttgtttaaaaaagaaaaggaaattattGATGGAAAAATCTACTAGTAACTCTCTGAATATTGACAATGGAAGTGGCCAATGCAGAAATGCGACATCTGAAGGTGAATTAGGGCCTATAGAATCTATGTTAAAGGACATGGAGCCTTGTAAATTCCCTGTGAGAATTGGCCGTGAATTTCAAGCAGAAATCCCAGACCGGCCGCATCCAATTATCGA TGAAGTTGATCCTACGAGTGAACCAGAGGAGATGATTCAATCTGAGTATCTCTATTTGCAT AACTCCAGCAAGACACCTCAGCTTAGTTCTATTGGTAATTGGGTACAATGTCAACAGGTGATTGAAGGTATTGGAGAACATGTTGATGGAACAATATGTGGAAAATGGCGAAG GGCCCCGCTTTTTGAAGTTCAAACTGATGACTGGGAATGCTTCCGGGCTGTTCTTTGGGATCCTTCTCATGCTGATTGTGCTGTTCCACAG GAGATACCTACTGATCAAGTTCTAAGGCAGTTGAAGTACATAGAGAAG TTGTACTCTTGCAAATCAGTTGAGGCCGCGCCTGACTGCAAAAAGGCGGAAGTTGGATCAGAGGAAGTCCACAAATTTCAAAACAAGAATGAAGCAGACCCCCTTTTGGGGACAACACATATCTTGTATAATTTACAATTAAGCAGGTTTGCAAAACTAGCCCTCGGATAA
- the LOC113775523 gene encoding uncharacterized protein LOC113775523 isoform X2 — MLIQSLIAGTVEGAISFVSCFGTQDFSCNQYPGVETWQDYTQCEQHPHDKFTNLLSSSDGSCSLGTPNAHLQITSCATMTGSSVPMCVYKRKKQQITSSAICPVQISVSTKPGGRSNSSISSHAPSGSTKEHTLSVEAETEVTGSPCKPSVKCNTDGIVSKSASFNGCLVGGEEPSSEEALRSDSRRILDVCRIDDSCSSSKLNLGIATASHQTDVDDTGECSSSGVSILERSWDNMSGKDFCISILRSQGLLQRVSAQQHHAPADDSCANCCSRKCKVCNNSETTLNMLICDNCEDAFHASCCYPRIKKIPIDEWFCYSCLKKKRKLLMEKSTSNSLNIDNGSGQCRNATSEGELGPIESMLKDMEPCKFPVRIGREFQAEIPDRPHPIIDEVDPTSEPEEMIQSEYLYLHNSSKTPQLSSIGNWVQCQQVIEGIGEHVDGTICGKWRRAPLFEVQTDDWECFRAVLWDPSHADCAVPQEIPTDQVLRQLKYIEKLRPRLTAKRRKLDQRKSTNFKTRMKQTPFWGQHISCIIYN, encoded by the exons ATGCTGATACAGAGCTTGATAGCTGGTACCGTTGAAGGTGCTATATCTTTTGTATCCTGTTTTGGCACTCAAGACTTTTCATGCAACCAATATCCAGGTGTTGAAACTTGGCAGGACTATACTCAATGTGAACAACATCCTCATGATAAATTcacaaatttgctttcaagtaGTGATGGATCTTGTTCCTTAGGTACTCCGAATGCTCATTTGCAGATAACAAGTTGTGCTACCATGACTGGAAGTTCTGTCCCTATGTGTGTTTACAAGCGAAAGAAGCAGCAAATTACATCTAGTGCTATTTGCCCTGTCCAAATATCTGTGAGCACCAAGCCTGGTGGTAGATCAAATTCTTCCATTAGCTCTCATGCCCCTTCAGGATCTACCAAAGAACATACATTATCAGTTGAGGCTGAAACAGAAGTTACTGGATCTCCTTGCAAGCCATCTGTCAAGTGCAATACAGATGGCATTGTTTCAAAGTCTGCATCTTTTAATGGATGTCTTGTTGGTGGCGAAGAGCCTTCTTCAGAAGAAGCCCTTAGAAGTGACTCAAGAAGAATTTTGGATGTCTGCCGTATTGATGATAGTTGTTCATCATCAAAGTTGAATCTGGGCATTGCTACTGCTTCACATCAAACTGATGTGGATGATACTGGGGAGTGTTCCTCATCTGGTGTATCTATTTTGGAGCGATCATGGGATAATATGTCAGGAAAAGATTTTTGCATTTCCATTCTTAGAAGTCAGGGGCTCCTTCAAAGAGTATCAGCTCAGCAGCACCATGCCCCTGCTGATGATTCATGTGCTAACTGCTGTTCAAGGAAATGCAAAGTGTGTAATAATTCAGAAACTACACTTAATATGTTAATTTGTGATAATTGTGAAGATGCATTCCATGCCTCTTGCTGCTATCCTCGCATAAAGAAAATACCGATTGATGAGTGGTTTTGCTACTCttgtttaaaaaagaaaaggaaattattGATGGAAAAATCTACTAGTAACTCTCTGAATATTGACAATGGAAGTGGCCAATGCAGAAATGCGACATCTGAAGGTGAATTAGGGCCTATAGAATCTATGTTAAAGGACATGGAGCCTTGTAAATTCCCTGTGAGAATTGGCCGTGAATTTCAAGCAGAAATCCCAGACCGGCCGCATCCAATTATCGA TGAAGTTGATCCTACGAGTGAACCAGAGGAGATGATTCAATCTGAGTATCTCTATTTGCAT AACTCCAGCAAGACACCTCAGCTTAGTTCTATTGGTAATTGGGTACAATGTCAACAGGTGATTGAAGGTATTGGAGAACATGTTGATGGAACAATATGTGGAAAATGGCGAAG GGCCCCGCTTTTTGAAGTTCAAACTGATGACTGGGAATGCTTCCGGGCTGTTCTTTGGGATCCTTCTCATGCTGATTGTGCTGTTCCACAG GAGATACCTACTGATCAAGTTCTAAGGCAGTTGAAGTACATAGAGAAG TTGAGGCCGCGCCTGACTGCAAAAAGGCGGAAGTTGGATCAGAGGAAGTCCACAAATTTCAAAACAAGAATGAAGCAGACCCCCTTTTGGGGACAACACATATCTTGTATAATTTACAATTAA
- the LOC113775523 gene encoding uncharacterized protein LOC113775523 isoform X1, whose product MLIQSLIAGTVEGAISFVSCFGTQDFSCNQYPGVETWQDYTQCEQHPHDKFTNLLSSSDGSCSLGTPNAHLQITSCATMTGSSVPMCVYKRKKQQITSSAICPVQISVSTKPGGRSNSSISSHAPSGSTKEHTLSVEAETEVTGSPCKPSVKCNTDGIVSKSASFNGCLVGGEEPSSEEALRSDSRRILDVCRIDDSCSSSKLNLGIATASHQTDVDDTGECSSSGVSILERSWDNMSGKDFCISILRSQGLLQRVSAQQHHAPADDSCANCCSRKCKVCNNSETTLNMLICDNCEDAFHASCCYPRIKKIPIDEWFCYSCLKKKRKLLMEKSTSNSLNIDNGSGQCRNATSEGELGPIESMLKDMEPCKFPVRIGREFQAEIPDRPHPIIDEVDPTSEPEEMIQSEYLYLHNSSKTPQLSSIGNWVQCQQVIEGIGEHVDGTICGKWRRAPLFEVQTDDWECFRAVLWDPSHADCAVPQEIPTDQVLRQLKYIEKLYSCKSVEAAPDCKKAEVGSEEVHKFQNKNEADPLLGTTHILYNLQLSRFAKLALG is encoded by the exons ATGCTGATACAGAGCTTGATAGCTGGTACCGTTGAAGGTGCTATATCTTTTGTATCCTGTTTTGGCACTCAAGACTTTTCATGCAACCAATATCCAGGTGTTGAAACTTGGCAGGACTATACTCAATGTGAACAACATCCTCATGATAAATTcacaaatttgctttcaagtaGTGATGGATCTTGTTCCTTAGGTACTCCGAATGCTCATTTGCAGATAACAAGTTGTGCTACCATGACTGGAAGTTCTGTCCCTATGTGTGTTTACAAGCGAAAGAAGCAGCAAATTACATCTAGTGCTATTTGCCCTGTCCAAATATCTGTGAGCACCAAGCCTGGTGGTAGATCAAATTCTTCCATTAGCTCTCATGCCCCTTCAGGATCTACCAAAGAACATACATTATCAGTTGAGGCTGAAACAGAAGTTACTGGATCTCCTTGCAAGCCATCTGTCAAGTGCAATACAGATGGCATTGTTTCAAAGTCTGCATCTTTTAATGGATGTCTTGTTGGTGGCGAAGAGCCTTCTTCAGAAGAAGCCCTTAGAAGTGACTCAAGAAGAATTTTGGATGTCTGCCGTATTGATGATAGTTGTTCATCATCAAAGTTGAATCTGGGCATTGCTACTGCTTCACATCAAACTGATGTGGATGATACTGGGGAGTGTTCCTCATCTGGTGTATCTATTTTGGAGCGATCATGGGATAATATGTCAGGAAAAGATTTTTGCATTTCCATTCTTAGAAGTCAGGGGCTCCTTCAAAGAGTATCAGCTCAGCAGCACCATGCCCCTGCTGATGATTCATGTGCTAACTGCTGTTCAAGGAAATGCAAAGTGTGTAATAATTCAGAAACTACACTTAATATGTTAATTTGTGATAATTGTGAAGATGCATTCCATGCCTCTTGCTGCTATCCTCGCATAAAGAAAATACCGATTGATGAGTGGTTTTGCTACTCttgtttaaaaaagaaaaggaaattattGATGGAAAAATCTACTAGTAACTCTCTGAATATTGACAATGGAAGTGGCCAATGCAGAAATGCGACATCTGAAGGTGAATTAGGGCCTATAGAATCTATGTTAAAGGACATGGAGCCTTGTAAATTCCCTGTGAGAATTGGCCGTGAATTTCAAGCAGAAATCCCAGACCGGCCGCATCCAATTATCGA TGAAGTTGATCCTACGAGTGAACCAGAGGAGATGATTCAATCTGAGTATCTCTATTTGCAT AACTCCAGCAAGACACCTCAGCTTAGTTCTATTGGTAATTGGGTACAATGTCAACAGGTGATTGAAGGTATTGGAGAACATGTTGATGGAACAATATGTGGAAAATGGCGAAG GGCCCCGCTTTTTGAAGTTCAAACTGATGACTGGGAATGCTTCCGGGCTGTTCTTTGGGATCCTTCTCATGCTGATTGTGCTGTTCCACAG GAGATACCTACTGATCAAGTTCTAAGGCAGTTGAAGTACATAGAGAAG TTGTACTCTTGCAAATCAGTTGAGGCCGCGCCTGACTGCAAAAAGGCGGAAGTTGGATCAGAGGAAGTCCACAAATTTCAAAACAAGAATGAAGCAGACCCCCTTTTGGGGACAACACATATCTTGTATAATTTACAATTAAGCAGGTTTGCAAAACTAGCCCTCGGATAA
- the LOC113775523 gene encoding uncharacterized protein LOC113775523 isoform X3, with protein sequence MLIQSLIAGTVEGAISFVSCFGTQDFSCNQYPGVETWQDYTQCEQHPHDKFTNLLSSSDGSCSLGTPNAHLQITSCATMTGSSVPMCVYKRKKQQITSSAICPVQISVSTKPGGRSNSSISSHAPSGSTKEHTLSVEAETEVTGSPCKPSVKCNTDGIVSKSASFNGCLVGGEEPSSEEALRSDSRRILDVCRIDDSCSSSKLNLGIATASHQTDVDDTGECSSSGVSILERSWDNMSGKDFCISILRSQGLLQRVSAQQHHAPADDSCANCCSRKCKVCNNSETTLNMLICDNCEDAFHASCCYPRIKKIPIDEWFCYSCLKKKRKLLMEKSTSNSLNIDNGSGQCRNATSEGELGPIESMLKDMEPCKFPVRIGREFQAEIPDRPHPIIDEVDPTSEPEEMIQSEYLYLHVIEGIGEHVDGTICGKWRRAPLFEVQTDDWECFRAVLWDPSHADCAVPQEIPTDQVLRQLKYIEKLYSCKSVEAAPDCKKAEVGSEEVHKFQNKNEADPLLGTTHILYNLQLSRFAKLALG encoded by the exons ATGCTGATACAGAGCTTGATAGCTGGTACCGTTGAAGGTGCTATATCTTTTGTATCCTGTTTTGGCACTCAAGACTTTTCATGCAACCAATATCCAGGTGTTGAAACTTGGCAGGACTATACTCAATGTGAACAACATCCTCATGATAAATTcacaaatttgctttcaagtaGTGATGGATCTTGTTCCTTAGGTACTCCGAATGCTCATTTGCAGATAACAAGTTGTGCTACCATGACTGGAAGTTCTGTCCCTATGTGTGTTTACAAGCGAAAGAAGCAGCAAATTACATCTAGTGCTATTTGCCCTGTCCAAATATCTGTGAGCACCAAGCCTGGTGGTAGATCAAATTCTTCCATTAGCTCTCATGCCCCTTCAGGATCTACCAAAGAACATACATTATCAGTTGAGGCTGAAACAGAAGTTACTGGATCTCCTTGCAAGCCATCTGTCAAGTGCAATACAGATGGCATTGTTTCAAAGTCTGCATCTTTTAATGGATGTCTTGTTGGTGGCGAAGAGCCTTCTTCAGAAGAAGCCCTTAGAAGTGACTCAAGAAGAATTTTGGATGTCTGCCGTATTGATGATAGTTGTTCATCATCAAAGTTGAATCTGGGCATTGCTACTGCTTCACATCAAACTGATGTGGATGATACTGGGGAGTGTTCCTCATCTGGTGTATCTATTTTGGAGCGATCATGGGATAATATGTCAGGAAAAGATTTTTGCATTTCCATTCTTAGAAGTCAGGGGCTCCTTCAAAGAGTATCAGCTCAGCAGCACCATGCCCCTGCTGATGATTCATGTGCTAACTGCTGTTCAAGGAAATGCAAAGTGTGTAATAATTCAGAAACTACACTTAATATGTTAATTTGTGATAATTGTGAAGATGCATTCCATGCCTCTTGCTGCTATCCTCGCATAAAGAAAATACCGATTGATGAGTGGTTTTGCTACTCttgtttaaaaaagaaaaggaaattattGATGGAAAAATCTACTAGTAACTCTCTGAATATTGACAATGGAAGTGGCCAATGCAGAAATGCGACATCTGAAGGTGAATTAGGGCCTATAGAATCTATGTTAAAGGACATGGAGCCTTGTAAATTCCCTGTGAGAATTGGCCGTGAATTTCAAGCAGAAATCCCAGACCGGCCGCATCCAATTATCGA TGAAGTTGATCCTACGAGTGAACCAGAGGAGATGATTCAATCTGAGTATCTCTATTTGCAT GTGATTGAAGGTATTGGAGAACATGTTGATGGAACAATATGTGGAAAATGGCGAAG GGCCCCGCTTTTTGAAGTTCAAACTGATGACTGGGAATGCTTCCGGGCTGTTCTTTGGGATCCTTCTCATGCTGATTGTGCTGTTCCACAG GAGATACCTACTGATCAAGTTCTAAGGCAGTTGAAGTACATAGAGAAG TTGTACTCTTGCAAATCAGTTGAGGCCGCGCCTGACTGCAAAAAGGCGGAAGTTGGATCAGAGGAAGTCCACAAATTTCAAAACAAGAATGAAGCAGACCCCCTTTTGGGGACAACACATATCTTGTATAATTTACAATTAAGCAGGTTTGCAAAACTAGCCCTCGGATAA
- the LOC113775523 gene encoding uncharacterized protein LOC113775523 isoform X5 produces the protein MLIQSLIAGTVEGAISFVSCFGTQDFSCNQYPGVETWQDYTQCEQHPHDKFTNLLSSSDGSCSLGTPNAHLQITSCATMTGSSVPMCVYKRKKQQITSSAICPVQISVSTKPGGRSNSSISSHAPSGSTKEHTLSVEAETEVTGSPCKPSVKCNTDGIVSKSASFNGCLVGGEEPSSEEALRSDSRRILDVCRIDDSCSSSKLNLGIATASHQTDVDDTGECSSSGVSILERSWDNMSGKDFCISILRSQGLLQRVSAQQHHAPADDSCANCCSRKCKVCNNSETTLNMLICDNCEDAFHASCCYPRIKKIPIDEWFCYSCLKKKRKLLMEKSTSNSLNIDNGSGQCRNATSEGELGPIESMLKDMEPCKFPVRIGREFQAEIPDRPHPIIDEVDPTSEPEEMIQSEYLYLHNSSKTPQLSSIGNWVQCQQVIEGIGEHVDGTICGKWRRLLWDFFIIFPLWCLIS, from the exons ATGCTGATACAGAGCTTGATAGCTGGTACCGTTGAAGGTGCTATATCTTTTGTATCCTGTTTTGGCACTCAAGACTTTTCATGCAACCAATATCCAGGTGTTGAAACTTGGCAGGACTATACTCAATGTGAACAACATCCTCATGATAAATTcacaaatttgctttcaagtaGTGATGGATCTTGTTCCTTAGGTACTCCGAATGCTCATTTGCAGATAACAAGTTGTGCTACCATGACTGGAAGTTCTGTCCCTATGTGTGTTTACAAGCGAAAGAAGCAGCAAATTACATCTAGTGCTATTTGCCCTGTCCAAATATCTGTGAGCACCAAGCCTGGTGGTAGATCAAATTCTTCCATTAGCTCTCATGCCCCTTCAGGATCTACCAAAGAACATACATTATCAGTTGAGGCTGAAACAGAAGTTACTGGATCTCCTTGCAAGCCATCTGTCAAGTGCAATACAGATGGCATTGTTTCAAAGTCTGCATCTTTTAATGGATGTCTTGTTGGTGGCGAAGAGCCTTCTTCAGAAGAAGCCCTTAGAAGTGACTCAAGAAGAATTTTGGATGTCTGCCGTATTGATGATAGTTGTTCATCATCAAAGTTGAATCTGGGCATTGCTACTGCTTCACATCAAACTGATGTGGATGATACTGGGGAGTGTTCCTCATCTGGTGTATCTATTTTGGAGCGATCATGGGATAATATGTCAGGAAAAGATTTTTGCATTTCCATTCTTAGAAGTCAGGGGCTCCTTCAAAGAGTATCAGCTCAGCAGCACCATGCCCCTGCTGATGATTCATGTGCTAACTGCTGTTCAAGGAAATGCAAAGTGTGTAATAATTCAGAAACTACACTTAATATGTTAATTTGTGATAATTGTGAAGATGCATTCCATGCCTCTTGCTGCTATCCTCGCATAAAGAAAATACCGATTGATGAGTGGTTTTGCTACTCttgtttaaaaaagaaaaggaaattattGATGGAAAAATCTACTAGTAACTCTCTGAATATTGACAATGGAAGTGGCCAATGCAGAAATGCGACATCTGAAGGTGAATTAGGGCCTATAGAATCTATGTTAAAGGACATGGAGCCTTGTAAATTCCCTGTGAGAATTGGCCGTGAATTTCAAGCAGAAATCCCAGACCGGCCGCATCCAATTATCGA TGAAGTTGATCCTACGAGTGAACCAGAGGAGATGATTCAATCTGAGTATCTCTATTTGCAT AACTCCAGCAAGACACCTCAGCTTAGTTCTATTGGTAATTGGGTACAATGTCAACAGGTGATTGAAGGTATTGGAGAACATGTTGATGGAACAATATGTGGAAAATGGCGAAG ATTGTTGTGGGactttttcattattttcccCCTGTGGTGCTTAATATCCTAG